The Streptomyces sp. NBC_00440 genome contains a region encoding:
- a CDS encoding NADP-dependent isocitrate dehydrogenase — translation MTDSTIIYTHTDEAPALATYSFLPVIQAYASTAGVTVESRDISLAGRIIASFPDRLDESRRVEDALAELGELARTPGANIIKLPNISASIPQLKAAIAELQKLGYALPDYPDDPQTDEDKDVRARYDKVKGSAVNPVLREGNSDRRAPASVKNYAKAHPHRMGAWSSESKTNVAHMDGDDFRSTEKSAVIGEDGSLRIELAGDDGTTTVLRESVPVLAGEVVDASVMRVAALREFFTAQIARAKAEGVLFSVHLKATMMKVSDPIIFGHVVRAFFPKTFAEHGAALAAAGLTPNDGLGGILKGLDALPEGAKIKESFEAELAEGPSLAMVDSDRGITNLHVPSDVIVDASMPAMIRTSGHMWGPDGGEADTLATIPDSSYAGIYQVVIDDCRANGAYDPSTMGSVPNVGLMAQKAEEYGSHDKTFEIPVTGTVRVLDGQGNAVLEHAVSAGDIWRMCQTKDLPIQDWVKLAVTRARATGTPAVFWLDEGRAHDAALIAKVKAYLPEHDTDGLQIEIMTPADAIAFSLERIRRGEDTISVTGNVLRDYLTDLFPILELGTSAKMLSVVPLMNGGGLFETGAGGSAPKHVQQLVKENYLRWDSLGEFLALAVSFEHLAQTTGNARAQVLADTLDRATGTFLNEDKSPSRKLGGIDNRGSHFYLALYWARELAAQTDDAQLAGAFSALAKTLGEQEQTIVGELIAVQGSPADIGSYYQPDPEKASAVMRPSATFNQAIATLG, via the coding sequence GTGACTGACTCGACCATCATCTATACACATACCGACGAGGCCCCGGCCCTGGCGACGTATTCGTTCCTGCCGGTGATCCAGGCGTACGCCTCGACGGCCGGTGTGACCGTGGAGAGCCGTGACATCTCTCTCGCGGGGCGGATCATCGCCAGTTTCCCCGATCGTCTTGACGAGAGCCGACGGGTCGAGGACGCACTCGCCGAGCTCGGCGAGCTGGCCAGGACGCCCGGCGCGAACATCATCAAGCTGCCGAACATCTCGGCGTCCATCCCCCAGCTGAAGGCCGCCATCGCGGAGCTGCAGAAGCTGGGCTACGCGCTGCCGGACTACCCGGACGACCCGCAGACCGACGAGGACAAGGACGTCCGCGCCCGGTACGACAAGGTCAAGGGCAGCGCCGTCAACCCGGTGCTGCGCGAGGGCAATTCGGACCGCCGCGCCCCGGCATCGGTGAAGAACTACGCCAAGGCCCACCCGCACCGGATGGGCGCCTGGTCGTCCGAATCGAAGACGAACGTCGCCCACATGGACGGCGACGACTTCCGCTCCACCGAGAAGTCCGCCGTCATCGGCGAGGACGGCTCGCTCCGCATCGAGCTGGCCGGGGACGACGGCACCACCACCGTCCTGCGCGAGTCGGTACCCGTGCTGGCCGGCGAGGTCGTCGACGCCTCGGTGATGCGCGTGGCCGCGCTCCGTGAGTTCTTCACGGCGCAGATCGCCCGCGCCAAGGCCGAGGGCGTGCTCTTCTCGGTGCACCTGAAGGCCACGATGATGAAGGTCTCCGACCCGATCATCTTCGGCCACGTGGTGCGCGCCTTCTTCCCGAAGACGTTCGCCGAGCACGGTGCGGCACTCGCCGCCGCCGGGCTGACCCCCAACGACGGTCTCGGCGGCATCCTCAAGGGCCTGGACGCGCTGCCCGAGGGCGCGAAGATCAAGGAGTCCTTCGAGGCCGAGCTGGCCGAGGGCCCGTCCCTGGCGATGGTCGACTCCGACCGCGGCATCACCAACCTGCATGTGCCGAGCGATGTCATCGTCGACGCGTCCATGCCGGCCATGATCCGTACCTCCGGCCACATGTGGGGCCCGGACGGCGGCGAGGCCGACACCCTGGCGACCATCCCGGACAGCAGCTACGCGGGGATCTACCAGGTCGTCATCGACGACTGCCGCGCCAACGGCGCCTACGACCCGTCGACGATGGGCTCCGTGCCCAACGTCGGTCTGATGGCGCAGAAGGCCGAGGAGTACGGCAGCCACGACAAGACCTTCGAGATCCCGGTCACCGGCACGGTGCGGGTCCTCGACGGCCAGGGCAACGCCGTACTGGAGCACGCCGTCAGCGCCGGTGACATCTGGCGCATGTGCCAGACCAAGGACCTGCCGATCCAGGACTGGGTCAAGCTCGCGGTGACCCGCGCCCGCGCGACCGGCACCCCGGCCGTGTTCTGGCTCGACGAGGGACGCGCGCACGACGCCGCCCTGATCGCGAAGGTCAAGGCGTACCTCCCCGAGCACGACACCGACGGTCTGCAGATCGAGATCATGACGCCGGCGGACGCCATCGCGTTCTCGCTGGAGCGCATCCGCCGCGGCGAGGACACGATCTCCGTCACCGGCAATGTGCTGCGCGACTACCTGACCGACCTGTTCCCGATCCTTGAGCTGGGCACGAGCGCGAAGATGCTCTCCGTCGTCCCGCTCATGAACGGCGGCGGCCTGTTCGAGACGGGCGCCGGCGGTTCCGCGCCGAAGCACGTCCAGCAGCTCGTCAAGGAGAACTACCTGCGCTGGGACAGCCTGGGTGAGTTCCTCGCGCTGGCGGTCAGCTTCGAGCACCTCGCGCAGACGACGGGCAACGCACGCGCCCAGGTCCTCGCGGACACGCTCGACCGCGCGACCGGCACGTTCCTCAACGAGGACAAGTCGCCGAGCCGCAAGCTCGGTGGCATCGACAACCGCGGCAGCCACTTCTACCTGGCGCTCTACTGGGCCCGGGAGCTGGCAGCGCAGACCGACGACGCACAGCTCGCCGGGGCGTTCTCGGCGCTCGCCAAGACGCTCGGTGAGCAGGAGCAGACCATCGTCGGCGAGCTGATCGCGGTCCAGGGTTCCCCGGCCGACATCGGCAGCTACTACCAGCCCGACCCGGAGAAGGCCTCGGCCGTCATGCGCCCGTCGGCGACCTTCAACCAGGCCATCGCGACGCTCGGCTGA
- a CDS encoding ATP-binding cassette domain-containing protein, producing MTDPADRADRADRGQQNSPAHGSATVIRAAGLTKAYPKTQTPAVDGLDLRVCQGEIFGLLGPNGAGKTTTVGMLTARVVPTAGSAYIGDIDVVAEPTLAKQLIAVVSQQNTLDRSLTVWENLYFHGLLFGIPRRESRRTADALLEQFHLSRWGKASVFALSGGMAQRLMVARAIFHRPAVLFLDEPTAGLDPQGRLALWEALDGLIADGQTILLTTHNMDEADHLCDRVAIIDHGRILALDTPAALKQGLGADAVVTVATSGSQDGLAARLNSDIPGVVRTRLVDGAVELQVKGAERLLPRVVTSAEAGGFELVDLSIAESTLETVFISLTGQELRD from the coding sequence ATGACCGATCCTGCTGACCGGGCTGACCGGGCTGACCGGGGGCAGCAGAACAGCCCGGCGCACGGCAGCGCCACAGTCATCCGGGCCGCCGGCCTCACCAAGGCCTACCCCAAGACGCAGACCCCCGCGGTGGACGGCCTCGATCTCCGGGTGTGCCAGGGCGAGATCTTCGGACTGCTCGGGCCCAACGGGGCGGGCAAGACCACCACCGTCGGCATGCTGACCGCCCGGGTGGTGCCGACGGCGGGGTCGGCGTACATCGGTGACATCGACGTGGTCGCGGAACCGACGCTGGCCAAGCAGCTCATCGCCGTCGTCAGCCAGCAGAACACACTGGACCGCTCGCTGACGGTGTGGGAGAACCTGTACTTCCACGGCCTGCTGTTCGGCATCCCGCGCCGGGAGTCGCGCCGTACCGCCGACGCACTCCTCGAACAGTTCCATCTGTCCCGCTGGGGCAAGGCGTCGGTGTTCGCCCTGTCCGGCGGGATGGCGCAGCGTCTGATGGTGGCGCGCGCGATCTTCCACCGTCCCGCCGTGCTCTTCCTCGACGAGCCGACGGCCGGGCTGGACCCGCAGGGCAGACTGGCCCTCTGGGAGGCGCTGGACGGGCTGATCGCCGACGGCCAGACGATTCTGCTCACCACGCACAACATGGACGAGGCCGACCACCTCTGCGACCGGGTGGCGATCATCGACCACGGCCGGATCCTCGCCCTGGACACGCCCGCCGCCCTCAAGCAGGGGCTCGGCGCCGACGCCGTGGTCACGGTCGCCACCAGCGGCAGCCAGGACGGCCTGGCGGCCCGGCTGAACAGTGACATCCCGGGCGTCGTCCGCACCCGGCTGGTCGACGGAGCCGTCGAGCTCCAGGTCAAGGGCGCCGAACGGCTGCTGCCGCGGGTGGTCACGAGCGCGGAGGCCGGCGGGTTCGAGCTGGTCGACCTCTCGATCGCCGAGAGCACCCTGGAAACGGTGTTCATCAGCCTGACCGGACAGGAGCTGAGGGACTGA